The Glycine soja cultivar W05 chromosome 19, ASM419377v2, whole genome shotgun sequence genomic sequence TCAATTCCAGTTAATTCTACTACAAACGAATTACAAACAGATCAATAGTCAATCATGAGTTTTACTTTTGACAACACTGGGTATATTGTATAAAATCTGCAGCAATGAACTTCAAACAAACCATATCAGCACATCCAGATAAGGAATGATCCAAGATTGTGAAATGCTTTTCCATTTCAAACACAATGCAATGCACACACCCAAATTAGAAACAAATCCACCCACCTTATCAATTTTCTCAAAGGTGTCGGCCTTTCGCGGAATCCAGCCACCGAGTGCTTCCCCACACACTGCAGTGAGCCACGGTGGCCACCCAGCTGCAACCTGCTCCCACCTCAAATGCTTTGGCGGATTGCTCAGCCTCGGATTCGCCTTCGATCTTCTCCTTTTGCCACGCTGCACCCCTTCACCacctttctccttctccttctcacCATTCTGAACCTCTACCACCTCATCTTTGCTCCCTGACACTCCATCAACCTTCCTCTTACTCTCACCACTCAAATCCCTCTCCTCCTTCACATCAGAGATTACCCCCTTCGACACTTCCCTGCTAATCACACACCCCATTCCTCAAATCTAAGCTCCATCCATCCACATAGTATCCGATTCCTAATTACCTAAACAACCATTAACACGTTAATTAATCCAATCGGAAAAAAAACGATAATAAGATAAATGCACCTAAGCTTCACTATACGACAGAGAACGATTTCAATtcgaaattaaaactaaaatcgAAATCAGAAGCAAACCTGATGATGTTCACGATTTTCGAGCACAGCGAGATTCAGTGATCTGGTTGAGAGAGGAAAgtgaaatgaaaatttatgaaTGGGGTGCTCTCAATTTGGGGGggaattaaaagaatttaaaaaaaaataaaattatggtgTGCTGCGAAGTGCAAAGACGTACAAGAAGAGTGAAAATTGGTGTCTGaaatgagaaagagaaagagagagagtgtgtTTGGACTTATGGTCTCagacaagaagaaaaggaagagatCTTCTTCCCATTCTGATTCTCACAAGTCAAATCCCAAACACAGCTTTTGTAGTGGTAGTCGTAGATGTATACATAGTTACATGCTATTATTACAGTCTCTAATATGTTTAATGTTATGTCTTCCTAAATTGACGGGTATTTACTTACTTCCTAGCTGTTTCGTAACTCCTAAGGCATGCCCAATTAATCCGTAATTCataatcttttataatttttcactttatttattGCGTTAGGAGGAGAAGGACACTGCTTTGCTTTTTCGTGTCTTCTTTAACAAAACTAGAAAATTTGTACATCCACTGTTTATCGTAGTAAGTAGTAAGTGGTAGCACATCCAAATGAGTGTATGTGTGGGCTATGCTGGGTGCTACGGGATAAGCCATCCCATGtgctaattattattattgttttattaaaggAAACTCATTAATAGATCCAAAcagtttttacaaaaatatgtcaaactagtttttttttactttcttttaattacttattttatacacCTATTTTAACACttcttaccaaaaaaaaaaaatctttcttaCCAAAATAATACTATATTGTTGTGCATTGAAATAAGAACTTGGAGTTTGGCGTGAATTTCTCTTCCTTCAgctctctcttatttttcttctatttcctaTGTTTATATGGTTAATTCTTAGTGTTAACATTGTTTTTTCAGTTTAATGTTGTTGGAACTTGAAAATTTCAATATAAAGAGTATTAAGGAAGTGACTTAAGTGCAAAACTCCGACACATGTAACTACTCTACATATAGTTTCAAGGAAGTTTGGATAATGATAGGTAGATACACCTCACATGTGACTAATGTTTATCTGGCTAATAACTGATCTCCAATTGTTACAATAAATGAAATTAGATATAAGTAGttaattttccttttgttaCAATTACAAGTAACTGATAATAAGTTAGCTAAAAAAAAGATCATAAGTAAATCATTGAgtaaataatttagttaatgAAAGTTATACAAGTATATATATTTAGCAGGACTCTCATGTTATCAGCTCTGTTGGTAGGAGCCTGAAATACGTAAgaataacatgatttttttttctccttttgatGTTAGAATAGCAAGATTTGATCCTTACAAATAATGTTCGACATCACAACTTTTCTCCACatgctattgttttttttttttttttaatttgattattatccTATCAAAACATGATATTAAACTATAATCACAATTAGAGTGCTTATTTCATGCaacacttttttatataaaatatttttaatacaatgcttttatataacatttttttgtatgtaatgtccatgtaaaaaaaattatgctatCAATTAACGAGAAATTAGTGTTagtatatcttttaaaataattattggaaatatcaataaatttatcataatataTTGTAATTAGATGATTGTATAAAAATGTTTTGTACTATTAATGCATATACTACTTACTCaataattattcatataatattctctctctttttttttaatttctttgtacatattttctagTTCAATTGCTTATCCCGGAACGGATGGTTAACTCTGTAACCCAGTCTTCTTACTGGATCGTCCTCCGGCCTAATTTGAATACATTCAATAAATTCTGGtggaatatttatatatattatttctgtatttcaaatttattgCTTCACATAAAATTATCAACGAGATGCCTATTTTCCCAGTAAATACCTGCAAAGGACCATATTATTTGGAAAGAACTACTAGACTTATTGATCTCTAATATGTATACTCAGTTACTCACTCATATTCTAAGATGGCCTAGCTCAGAGCTAGTTCTTGACACCTCTTTGTCTTCAGGCTTCAAATCTTCTTTTTCCTTGCTTTGGGACACCTCTGCCATGGATCTCCTTGGAGGAGCTGAGCAGACCGGGACCACTGATCGGATTCTCACAGCTGGTGCCATGAATAGAGGAGTAGGTGCTCTTATCATGCCAAACCTTTCAGAGGTAGGAATGCCTGGACTTCGTGGAGTTCCGGTTCTCAACCTTGATGCAGCATGCTGTGGTCTTGAACCCACAGATGAAGTAGGGCACATGGTTCTCACAATGGAGGATGATGCAGCAGCTGGTGGTCTAAAACTTCTGTTGGAACTTGCTTGTGAGTGTGCTCTGAGAACAGATGAGTCAATACTGGATGGGTTTTGCAGCTCAGTATTAACTGGTCTGATTACAGATCGCGTGCTCCAATGAGAATCACATTCAGTTTTCTCACAGTGTTCTCCTACCAGCTCAGCATTTCTACTTCTGCCTCCAGAGCCACCATGCTTCTGAATCTCATCCTCTGGAGCTGGTGTTAGGACTCTAGTTTCATTGCTAAAAGTGCAAACTGGGGGATcttctgttttttcttcttgtatctCTCTGATGGTTAGTGTTGACCTGCCCGTGTTTAACTCGGGAACAATTTGGTTTGAAGAGTAAAATGAAGGGTTTGATGTAGCAATTGATAATTTTGGTCCTAGAGGAACTGATGCTAACTCTCGAGCTGGAAAATAAAGGCAGTGGTCTGGCTGGAAAACGGATTGCATTAACGGATAAATCTCTGGAGTAGATGGAATAATTGGTTGAATGGTTAGTTCCAATAGACGATTTTGCTGCTGCATAATTTGTTGTTGCTGCCAAGTCTGATATAGAGCCACCTCTGGCGAGAAACTAGAGATTCCACAATGCCATTGCATAGGATACAAGTCTGCAGTTGACTGAGTAGACACCAAAGAGGTTGTAGTGGACTTTTGCCATCCAAGTTGACTATCACTTGTGGAGAAGTTCTTTGAACCAGATGGGTGTAAACTTGCAAGGACCCCAGCGATGATTACTTGCTCCTGTTCTTCATTTGCTTTAGACTCTCgagaaaatgaagatgaagttGAAGAAGATAAATGGTGCTCTGACactagaaataaatttaaaacaaatagatTATAAAGTTGTTAAGTCCTGGCAGGAAAGGCAGAAGCatgttataaagaaaaaaaaaaaggtatgctGAAAAGAAGACAAATTGAGGTAGACACCAAAAAAATGTGCATATAAAAAAGATATGATTACAGAAGCAAAATGCCCACATTTTCTCAATGCAGACCAAGCAGCCATTGCAGCATTTTTCTGAGCCTGTTTCTTGGTCCTAGATGGGTCTCCAGTAAAATGCATTCCTGCAATCTCAACGCTACATGAGAAGTTAGGACCATGACCTGGTCCAGAACGAATGGTTGTATAAACAGGAAGATTCAGTCCAGCTCTATGAGCAGTTTCCTGGAGCAAATTCTTGTATACTCCTGTTTCATCCTGTCAATATCCAAATAAAAAggagtatattaaaaaaaatctgcatTGCAATGAAAGGAATTTAATAGAAGTGATGAATATGATTCATCTAACTCCTCCCCCACCTAAAAgagaacaagaaaaaggaaaaaaaatggagagcTCTACAATTAAATGCAATGAGCAAAAAATTCAGCATTCTTTATTTAGATTCCTAACACTGGGGGTATAGTTCTATACTTCTATTCTTAATCTGAAAGTCTTTCTGTTCATTTATCCTACTAGGTAATAAAAAGTTGAATTCAATGAATCAAACATCCTCTACATCCTTGGGAGGAAAAAGTATAATactttaaataagataaaaaaaagggaaCTACAAAATTAGAATACATTTGTATTCATTTATCCTACTTGGTTGTAAAAAGTTAAATTCAATGAATCAAACATCCTCTACATCCCTGGGAGGAAAAAGTATAATacttaaaataagataaacaaaaagggaactacaaaattaaaatacatttgtATTGCACTTTTCATCAACAACAGGATTGGGAAATGCAGTGAAGACCTAAATGGCAATGCATGTTTGGCCTTGATGTTGGTTGGTTAGCATGTTTGCCCTTCAAAGATAGAGGCACAAGTTGATATTTAACCCATGAAGAGTGTTACAGGGTGAAAGCTAAACCTGGAAATTCAGCTAACGAATGTTGATGCATGATCTAGACAACAATGATAAGTTAGGTTAGGGGGACCAGGCAGGTATTGATTCTTAAAAACTGGGAACTGAACACATAAATAATAGACATAAAACCATGAAGAAGTTAACTCTAACTTTACATATTTGATGCAGTGATGCCAATACAAAAGGGTCAAGCAAAGAAGTGCCCCAAGGGCACCGATTAAAAACATTAGAACACCTTATTAAATGCTTCTAATTACCTCAAAAGTATGTGTTCAATGATTTTCGCATTTCTGATACGATAAATGCTTCCTTTTCCACCATAAATTTTCTACTTTTGTTTCTTAAGGGCACTGGTTAACATTTGCCCACACAAAAATCAATATTACAATATTGAATATTCTTATAGGAAGAATTGTTTTTCCAATAATTGACACAAAAAGGGGGAGCATACAATAATTTTGTTCCAATATTTCAAGATCAGAAGCGTTACACATCAAATGACAATTGATAAGCCATTGTGCACTTGACAAGTCAACCAGGTGTTTACAATTTTGATGACAGAAAGAAACATAACTGAAATCTAGGAAAGGGGGATGATGAAAAATTCCCACTTGCTCACCAGAACTCTTGCTGCCAAAGCTCCAGAGGGACCTCTTTTTGCAATAGTGTTAAGAGCCACCTCAGCTGCTGCATGTTCTGCCTGTCTAAGAGTAGAGCAGAATGTAGGGCTTTCAAAGGTCTCTCCATTAAAATTGACAGTTGCTTTAAAACGAGGAGCATGATCTGGCCCTTCGCGAATGCATGAGTAGGCTGGCAAATTAAAACAACTTCTTTGAGCCAATTCTTGCAACCGGTTCTTATACATGtctgcaaacaaataaaaagttaaaaaaggaatttaattttttataatttaagatGGAGgagagggaagaagaagaaaacttcAGTTATTCTAGCAAACATTTCTGTGGATGAATAGTTTACTCCACAACCATTACAATCCCAGTGCTGtaataaataaacatgataaCAATACTGAGTGAGAAGGGGGTAAAAATTGATCACATAATATGCCATTACACCAAAGACCAATCATATTCTTATTCTTCATTAACACCAAACTCACTTGATTAGTGTGCTTATGTCAACACCAGAAATGCTAGCAGCAGACTCTCTAATATTCTCTCTTGAACACACTTTCTACCATTAGTCgaaatttattggaaatcacAAAAAGTCACGAGGCTCACTAATGGTTTtcagttttcaataaattttaatgcagAGAATATATTTGAAAGAGAGTATCAAATAGTGTACTGCTAGCACTCCTTGTGTCAACACACTATTAGATAGGCAATCTGAGGATTAATTCCGCAAACTAACAAAAACTGAGCAATGTTTATAACGGGACTTATGAACTGATACTATTGATAAGCTTaactaaacaacaaaaataaagctCTTAACATCCACTAATCGAATCCATTTCTATATAAATTCGGTTTTATTGACAGTACAGGAAGTTCAGATGTTTTCTGTAAATTCCAATAAACTTTTCCCGGAATAATTTATGTACCTAGTTCCAAATAAATGCTAAACGTAAAATCACAGTGACATAAAGAAACTTTCGAAACCCCTAACAGTAAGTACCTGAACAGTTAAAGAATGAAACAGAACTTGTCTAATATTTACTCAGCATCTACCAAAGAACCCAGCGGAGCAATATTCACCACGATCAAACCCATTAACGACAAATTCATAAGAAAACAGCTCAGAAATTgcattgataaaactaaaagaacGGTTACAGATAATAAGCAAAGAATGCAAGGAGCACCGAATGAATcagacctttttttttatcaaggccAAGGGTAGTGTGAAAGAAAGGATCTGAGGCAGAAAATGAAGTCTAAAAGTAATAGAGAGCGTCTAAATCTTTGGAGTTTTCCATTGGAGAAAAAAGTGAAGAAGGAGACAGAATAATAAAAGTAACAGTAAAGTGGGATTTATTAGCTACAGAACAGAACAGCGATGTTGTATTTGCGTGCCGGTTTTCTGCCTGGGGAAACAAAAGCATAAGCTGTATTTATGGTTAAGCTAACATTCATTCATGGTAACTGTTTATCCtggtttaaaagtaaaattaagtcATCAATACTGCAAtagtttgaaattaaaaaaaaatatatatctttgaGGAATTTTTTTACCCCCATTTGAAGATAATTTTGATGATTTGGATCTTACGGACTCAAGATTAGAAGATTACTCAAGACTAATTACTTAAAGTTACttatcgattacacatcaataaaACTCTTACATCAAAGATAAAAGTTGAACTCATGTTCTCATAAGATTTATGaggaaatattttaaataaatgtttattataatttagaatttaattctaatatttttatcattcaaaaaataatttaatttgaatatgaaattgtaaaagttttagtttattaatttttataataattatttcaaaaattacctcaaatt encodes the following:
- the LOC114397925 gene encoding double-stranded RNA-binding protein 2-like; protein product: MYKNRLQELAQRSCFNLPAYSCIREGPDHAPRFKATVNFNGETFESPTFCSTLRQAEHAAAEVALNTIAKRGPSGALAARVLDETGVYKNLLQETAHRAGLNLPVYTTIRSGPGHGPNFSCSVEIAGMHFTGDPSRTKKQAQKNAAMAAWSALRKLSEHHLSSSTSSSFSRESKANEEQEQVIIAGVLASLHPSGSKNFSTSDSQLGWQKSTTTSLVSTQSTADLYPMQWHCGISSFSPEVALYQTWQQQQIMQQQNRLLELTIQPIIPSTPEIYPLMQSVFQPDHCLYFPARELASVPLGPKLSIATSNPSFYSSNQIVPELNTGRSTLTIREIQEEKTEDPPVCTFSNETRVLTPAPEDEIQKHGGSGGRSRNAELVGEHCEKTECDSHWSTRSVIRPVNTELQNPSSIDSSVLRAHSQASSNRSFRPPAAASSSIVRTMCPTSSVGSRPQHAASRLRTGTPRSPGIPTSERFGMIRAPTPLFMAPAVRIRSVVPVCSAPPRRSMAEVSQSKEKEDLKPEDKEVSRTSSELGHLRI